A single Bacillus sp. HMF5848 DNA region contains:
- the fliG gene encoding flagellar motor switch protein FliG, with the protein MARRDSGELTGKQKAAILLISLGPDVSASVYKHLSEEEIEKLTLEISGVKKVESRSKEDILEEFHQIALAQDYIAQGGIGYAKTILEKALGEEKASSIINRLTSSLQVKPFDFARKADPGQIFNFIQNEHPQTIALILSYLDPAQAGQILSELPQEMQADIARRIALMDSTSPEIINEVEQILERKLSATVTQDYTQTGGIEAVVEVLNGVDRSTERTILDALEIQDPELAEEIKKRMFVFEDIVTLDNRAIQRVIRDVENDDLRLALKVASEEVKDIVFKNMSKRMADTFKEEMEFMGPVRLRDVEEAQSRIVAVIRRLEEAGEIVIARGGGDDIIV; encoded by the coding sequence ATGGCTAGACGAGACAGCGGTGAACTTACCGGTAAGCAAAAGGCGGCCATCCTATTAATATCGCTCGGGCCTGATGTGTCAGCATCTGTGTATAAACATTTGAGTGAAGAGGAAATTGAAAAATTAACGCTAGAAATTTCTGGCGTGAAAAAAGTAGAGTCCCGATCAAAAGAGGATATTCTTGAGGAGTTTCACCAGATTGCACTAGCACAAGACTATATTGCGCAAGGCGGGATTGGGTATGCAAAAACGATACTTGAAAAAGCATTGGGAGAAGAGAAAGCATCCTCAATCATTAATAGATTAACATCGTCATTACAAGTAAAGCCTTTTGATTTTGCAAGAAAGGCCGATCCAGGACAAATATTTAATTTTATTCAAAATGAACATCCGCAAACAATTGCACTTATTTTGTCCTATTTAGACCCAGCACAAGCGGGTCAAATATTGTCAGAACTTCCTCAAGAGATGCAAGCAGATATAGCTCGTAGAATTGCATTAATGGATTCTACATCACCTGAGATAATTAATGAAGTGGAACAAATCCTTGAAAGGAAGCTTTCTGCAACTGTTACGCAAGACTACACACAAACGGGTGGGATTGAAGCAGTTGTTGAAGTTTTAAACGGAGTAGACCGCAGTACAGAGCGCACGATTCTTGATGCACTTGAAATTCAAGATCCAGAACTTGCGGAAGAAATTAAAAAACGTATGTTTGTTTTCGAAGATATTGTTACACTTGATAACCGTGCAATACAACGAGTTATTCGTGATGTGGAAAATGATGATCTACGATTAGCATTAAAGGTTGCTAGTGAAGAAGTTAAAGACATCGTCTTTAAGAATATGTCTAAACGTATGGCCGACACGTTTAAAGAAGAAATGGAGTTTATGGGACCTGTTCGCTTACGTGATGTTGAAGAAGCACAATCTAGAATCGTGGCAGTCATCCGTAGATTAGAGGAGGCTGGTGAAATTGTAATTGCTAGAGGTGGAGGTGACGATATAATTGTCTAG
- the fliH gene encoding flagellar assembly protein FliH — protein sequence MSRIIKSSYPKFSNEEPRGAKVIGLKTLQHNMSGEKSMDSGYLNDQASQIIENAEQQAYDILQAAHIELQQARDAIAAERQSFQQEILQELEQAKQQGYNDGFEQGKNEGLNLYEQEIKNIQDLTVLAKKEYDHIVANADETIFQIGMRVAEKILDKHLENHQSDYVSLVKHAVKEVKEHRDVQIRVHPSQYELLISQKAELVSMLNYENDIYILIEEELTETDCLIDSSFGRIDASVDSQLKKIREKLIELLRDDQV from the coding sequence TTGTCTAGAATAATTAAGTCATCTTATCCTAAATTTTCTAATGAAGAACCTCGTGGTGCAAAGGTTATTGGCTTAAAGACTTTGCAGCATAATATGTCAGGTGAAAAGTCTATGGACTCAGGCTACCTAAATGATCAAGCATCACAAATTATCGAAAATGCTGAACAACAGGCTTATGATATATTACAAGCTGCTCATATTGAATTGCAGCAAGCAAGAGATGCAATAGCTGCAGAAAGACAAAGCTTCCAACAGGAAATACTACAAGAACTAGAGCAAGCAAAACAGCAAGGCTATAATGACGGGTTTGAGCAAGGTAAGAATGAAGGCTTAAATTTATATGAACAAGAGATTAAAAACATACAAGATTTAACAGTACTAGCAAAGAAAGAGTATGACCATATTGTAGCTAATGCTGATGAGACTATATTTCAAATCGGTATGAGAGTGGCAGAGAAGATATTGGACAAACACCTTGAAAATCACCAGAGCGATTATGTGAGTCTAGTAAAGCATGCAGTAAAAGAAGTGAAAGAGCACCGTGATGTGCAAATTCGAGTTCATCCAAGTCAGTATGAACTTCTTATTTCACAAAAGGCAGAGCTGGTAAGCATGTTAAATTACGAAAATGATATATATATTCTAATTGAAGAAGAACTTACTGAAACAGACTGTTTAATTGACTCGAGTTTTGGAAGAATTGACGCTAGTGTTGATTCACAGTTAAAAAAGATAAGAGAAAAACTAATTGAACTTCTCAGGGATGATCAAGTATGA
- the fliI gene encoding flagellar protein export ATPase FliI, producing the protein MSLTNVLQAIPMLDSYVRFGKVTRVIGLMIESRGPASSIGDLCLIHIGSKQKQRCIQAEVVGFRDETVILMPYTSIKDISPGAVVEATSKPLQVKVGMDLVGKVIDSLGNPLDDSMLPKGLTAVSIDRDPPNPMYRPPIEEPIEVGIRLVDSLLTVGKGQRVGIFAGSGVGKSTTLGMIARNTEADLNVIALIGERGREVREFLERDLGPEGLKRSIVVVATSDQPALMRIKGAYTATAIAEYFRDKGLNVMMMMDSVTRVAMAQREVGLAIGEPPTTKGYTPSVFSVLPKLLERTGTNEYGTITAFYTVLVDGDDMNEPIADTVRGILDGHIVMDRQLANKGQYPAINVLKSVSRVMNNIVDETHLRAASRMRSLMSTYLNSEDLINIGAYKRGSNREIDEAIRYYPSIISFLKQGTAENSTMLSSVDDMKKLVELSDS; encoded by the coding sequence ATGAGTTTGACAAATGTTTTACAAGCAATACCAATGTTAGATTCATATGTACGGTTTGGTAAGGTCACTAGGGTTATTGGTCTAATGATTGAATCGAGAGGCCCTGCATCTTCAATTGGAGATTTATGCTTAATTCATATTGGATCGAAACAGAAACAAAGGTGTATACAAGCTGAAGTTGTTGGATTTCGTGATGAAACTGTTATTCTTATGCCTTATACATCCATAAAAGATATTTCACCTGGGGCAGTGGTTGAAGCAACTAGTAAACCGTTGCAAGTTAAAGTCGGTATGGATTTAGTGGGCAAGGTCATCGACTCTTTAGGAAACCCTCTTGATGACTCGATGCTTCCAAAAGGTCTAACAGCAGTATCAATTGATAGAGATCCTCCCAACCCTATGTACAGGCCCCCTATCGAGGAACCAATAGAGGTTGGTATCCGGTTAGTTGACTCTTTATTAACTGTTGGGAAAGGTCAAAGAGTAGGTATATTTGCTGGTTCCGGTGTTGGGAAAAGTACAACACTTGGGATGATTGCTAGAAACACAGAAGCAGATTTAAACGTTATTGCTTTAATAGGTGAACGTGGTAGAGAAGTTAGGGAGTTCTTAGAACGAGACTTAGGACCAGAAGGCTTAAAACGTTCTATTGTCGTTGTTGCAACATCAGACCAACCAGCGTTGATGAGAATAAAAGGAGCATACACAGCAACGGCTATCGCGGAGTATTTTCGTGACAAAGGATTAAATGTCATGATGATGATGGATTCTGTAACGCGTGTAGCAATGGCACAGCGTGAAGTAGGTCTTGCTATTGGCGAACCACCGACTACAAAAGGGTATACGCCTTCAGTATTCTCTGTTCTTCCTAAGCTATTAGAGCGTACCGGCACTAACGAATATGGTACTATTACAGCTTTTTATACTGTTCTTGTTGATGGCGATGATATGAACGAGCCTATTGCCGATACTGTTCGAGGAATTCTAGACGGCCATATTGTCATGGATCGTCAATTAGCGAATAAAGGTCAATACCCAGCTATTAATGTTCTGAAAAGTGTTAGTCGTGTGATGAACAATATTGTAGATGAAACTCATCTACGTGCTGCTTCACGTATGCGGTCGTTGATGTCCACTTATTTAAACTCAGAGGATTTAATTAATATTGGAGCTTATAAGAGAGGGTCTAATCGCGAAATAGATGAGGCAATTAGATACTATCCAAGTATAATCTCATTTCTTAAACAAGGCACAGCCGAAAACTCTACAATGCTGAGCAGCGTAGATGATATGAAAAAGCTAGTCGAATTGAGTGATTCATAA
- the fliJ gene encoding flagellar export protein FliJ — MSFQYKFNKVLAIKETEKEQVVIEYNTAIAHFEKVAERLYELLKRKEDLEDEQQQFLQTGVSIQHMRQQQQFIYNLERIIAHQQKLVMKARQALQEKQAQLISKNIEVKKYEVIKQKDFEIYIQENKAIDNKLMDELSLQQYLKQESR; from the coding sequence ATGAGCTTTCAATATAAATTTAATAAAGTCCTTGCTATTAAAGAAACGGAAAAAGAACAAGTAGTTATAGAATACAATACTGCTATCGCTCACTTTGAAAAGGTTGCGGAGAGGCTTTACGAGTTGTTAAAGCGTAAAGAGGACTTAGAAGATGAACAACAACAATTTTTACAGACGGGTGTATCAATTCAGCACATGAGACAACAGCAGCAATTTATCTATAACCTTGAGCGTATTATTGCTCATCAACAAAAATTAGTCATGAAAGCTAGACAAGCTTTACAAGAAAAGCAAGCGCAGCTAATTAGCAAAAATATAGAAGTGAAAAAATATGAAGTAATAAAGCAAAAGGACTTTGAAATCTACATTCAGGAGAATAAGGCCATAGATAATAAACTCATGGATGAACTTTCACTCCAACAATATTTGAAACAGGAATCAAGGTGA
- a CDS encoding MotE family protein, giving the protein MANKNSGTQVEKKFNIVQWFLFVILVPLLFAIVLSFVILTVAGVNIQDTLQKYGSNVPVVKNFVPKTEEMLKKEDLQGQILTLQKTVDEKEASITMLESQLKGSQEEVSKLQEEIDSLLEQLRKKKQEQTTIEEDLKKITSMYEEMSSKNAAAIITKLSDDEAIRILERLDSKKVAEILEKMPPDDAARLMTVMSLELTSP; this is encoded by the coding sequence ATGGCGAACAAGAATAGCGGTACACAGGTTGAAAAAAAGTTTAATATTGTTCAATGGTTTTTATTCGTCATTTTAGTCCCATTATTGTTTGCTATCGTATTATCTTTTGTCATACTGACGGTTGCAGGTGTAAATATACAGGATACATTACAAAAGTACGGATCAAACGTACCTGTAGTGAAAAACTTTGTTCCAAAAACTGAAGAAATGCTTAAAAAAGAAGATCTTCAAGGTCAAATCCTTACACTTCAAAAAACTGTCGACGAAAAGGAAGCTTCTATCACTATGCTAGAAAGTCAACTAAAAGGTAGCCAAGAGGAAGTTAGTAAGTTACAGGAAGAGATTGACTCGTTATTGGAGCAACTTAGAAAAAAGAAACAAGAACAGACGACGATCGAAGAGGATTTGAAAAAAATAACAAGCATGTATGAGGAAATGTCATCTAAAAACGCTGCTGCTATTATAACAAAACTATCAGACGACGAGGCTATACGCATCTTAGAACGTTTAGATAGTAAAAAAGTTGCAGAAATACTTGAAAAGATGCCGCCAGATGATGCCGCTAGGCTGATGACTGTAATGTCACTGGAGCTAACAAGTCCTTAA
- a CDS encoding flagellar hook-length control protein FliK yields MTTEVVNLQISSNAKAHGAVVAKNTSKYGSVHFNDLLANVLSVKSEIHTTVSNQGESPPETLNLTINNEELLILFNRLEGVLEHPAAFTAAEDLLSLGEIQTMLEGMPPELREKLSEILTSNVSFEDLLDNLKQSHSPEAAMGLMLLMYSMKTQHFIEVDKTSVNTMAKLVLSQTDGNTDKNAVNKVLTEILDQLIEPSVKDQPASKDTIPFLQNSEKPAFTLSYQNNGLNKGNVQEALKSLLQQPDNQQIVQQFEKAFSSIQMSEANLRDMLVKIEAVLKLSGPRLETAVEEIGKSLKLSHSDQKLLTSLLLPIITDMQVTNDKSGQASFAQVVNMMQASTKSNKLHFNKEVSTMETALSNEVEGESSNTVLRDINISRLLLNSTRTHHQGKRESTEAPVPISISHNILSQTQQLIMHTGQSSGTGKQGQQLVDQFLKTINKGKFMTLADGSKQMTIRLNPEHLGSLTVKLSQSNGEMIARIIASSSKAKEMLDANIIQLRTSPVTQGLAIDKIEVYTQEQFAQGNFNDEQNQNGQQKQHKNNETDNHQAVIDGDADIVSFEEVLLSVKV; encoded by the coding sequence ATGACTACAGAGGTTGTGAATTTACAAATTTCATCAAATGCAAAGGCTCATGGTGCAGTTGTTGCAAAAAATACAAGTAAATATGGTTCTGTTCATTTTAATGATTTGCTTGCTAATGTGTTATCTGTCAAATCAGAAATACACACTACTGTTTCTAATCAAGGAGAGTCACCACCTGAGACGTTAAATTTAACAATAAACAATGAAGAACTGTTAATTCTTTTTAATCGGTTAGAGGGTGTACTAGAGCATCCTGCTGCTTTTACTGCTGCTGAAGATTTATTGTCTCTAGGTGAAATTCAAACTATGTTAGAAGGCATGCCACCCGAACTAAGAGAAAAGCTCTCGGAAATTTTAACGTCTAATGTTTCTTTTGAAGATCTACTTGATAACTTAAAGCAGAGTCACTCACCTGAAGCGGCGATGGGGTTAATGCTGTTAATGTATAGTATGAAGACACAACACTTCATAGAAGTGGATAAAACATCAGTAAATACAATGGCAAAACTAGTGCTCTCACAAACGGATGGTAATACTGATAAGAATGCAGTTAATAAAGTTTTAACTGAAATATTAGATCAATTGATTGAGCCAAGTGTTAAAGACCAACCGGCCTCAAAAGACACAATTCCTTTTTTACAAAATAGTGAAAAGCCGGCGTTTACTCTATCTTACCAAAACAATGGTTTAAATAAGGGAAACGTTCAAGAAGCTCTTAAGTCACTTTTACAACAGCCAGACAATCAGCAAATAGTTCAACAATTTGAGAAGGCATTTTCATCTATACAAATGAGCGAAGCTAATTTAAGGGATATGTTAGTTAAAATAGAAGCGGTATTAAAGTTAAGTGGTCCAAGGCTGGAAACAGCAGTGGAGGAGATAGGAAAGAGTTTAAAACTATCTCATTCGGATCAGAAACTATTAACATCACTATTGCTTCCAATTATAACAGACATGCAAGTTACTAACGACAAGAGTGGACAAGCGTCTTTTGCACAGGTAGTTAATATGATGCAAGCTTCTACAAAGTCAAATAAGCTACATTTTAATAAAGAAGTAAGCACAATGGAAACTGCTCTTTCTAATGAAGTGGAAGGAGAGTCTTCAAATACCGTCTTGAGAGACATCAACATTAGTAGATTATTATTAAATTCAACAAGAACTCACCACCAAGGAAAACGAGAGTCTACAGAAGCTCCTGTACCAATTTCTATAAGCCATAACATATTAAGTCAAACTCAACAGCTTATTATGCATACGGGTCAGTCATCTGGAACTGGTAAGCAAGGTCAACAATTAGTTGACCAATTTTTAAAAACTATTAATAAAGGTAAATTTATGACATTGGCAGATGGTTCCAAGCAGATGACAATCCGGTTAAATCCTGAGCATCTAGGGAGTCTAACTGTAAAATTATCACAATCTAACGGAGAAATGATAGCAAGAATTATTGCATCATCCTCCAAAGCGAAAGAAATGCTGGATGCGAATATTATACAATTACGAACTTCCCCAGTCACACAAGGTTTAGCTATTGACAAGATAGAAGTTTATACACAAGAACAGTTTGCACAGGGGAATTTTAATGATGAGCAAAATCAAAATGGTCAACAAAAACAGCATAAGAATAATGAAACTGATAACCATCAGGCTGTCATAGACGGTGATGCTGATATAGTTTCTTTTGAAGAAGTGCTGTTAAGTGTGAAAGTGTAG
- the flgD gene encoding flagellar hook assembly protein FlgD — MTTIDSSFYLSTKSRDVKTGQSTLGKDDFLKILLTQLQNQDPMNPMQDKEFISQMATFSSLEQMTNMGKSMDAFVKMQSTNQIFQYSHLIGKQIDWTKSEVLDGQEEPIITSGKGTVISVKQQGSNVLLELEDGTYVNSTDVKGVSKEKLNTLEEAVVRSEESGS; from the coding sequence ATGACCACAATTGATTCAAGTTTCTATTTATCCACTAAATCAAGAGATGTGAAAACAGGACAATCGACTCTAGGGAAAGATGATTTCTTGAAAATTTTACTTACACAGTTACAAAATCAAGACCCTATGAATCCGATGCAGGATAAAGAGTTTATATCACAGATGGCCACTTTCTCTTCACTTGAGCAAATGACAAATATGGGAAAATCGATGGATGCATTTGTAAAGATGCAATCTACAAACCAAATATTTCAGTATAGCCATTTGATAGGTAAACAAATTGACTGGACTAAATCTGAAGTATTGGACGGGCAAGAGGAACCAATTATTACTTCAGGAAAAGGAACTGTAATATCCGTAAAGCAGCAAGGTAGTAATGTACTATTAGAGCTTGAAGATGGTACTTATGTTAACAGTACAGATGTAAAAGGTGTTTCAAAAGAAAAATTGAATACGTTAGAAGAAGCAGTAGTTAGGAGTGAGGAGAGTGGATCATAG
- a CDS encoding TIGR02530 family flagellar biosynthesis protein: MDHRLQQISSHPLTLQPKTRQQKQPIYKQSFQDVFQKQLQCDQLKVSKHAEQRLIERNIKIDMNKWNQINDRVAEARQKGIQDSLVVLDGAALIVNAKNNTVITAMNREEAKSQIFTNINGTILID; encoded by the coding sequence GTGGATCATAGACTACAACAAATATCGAGCCATCCATTAACCTTACAACCAAAGACTCGTCAGCAAAAGCAGCCCATTTATAAGCAATCATTTCAAGATGTGTTTCAGAAGCAACTGCAGTGTGATCAGTTAAAAGTGAGTAAACATGCCGAACAAAGACTTATAGAAAGAAATATTAAAATTGATATGAATAAATGGAATCAAATTAATGATCGTGTGGCTGAAGCTAGACAAAAAGGTATTCAAGATTCGTTAGTTGTATTAGATGGAGCAGCATTAATTGTTAACGCAAAAAACAATACAGTAATAACTGCCATGAATCGTGAGGAAGCTAAATCGCAAATTTTCACAAATATTAATGGAACTATTTTAATTGATTAA
- the flgG gene encoding flagellar basal body rod protein FlgG yields MLRSMYSGISGLKNFQLKLDVIGNNIANVNTYGYKKGRTTFSDIVSQTIAASTAPSNDMGGTNTKQIGLGARLATTDTIHTQGSVQMTNRPLDIAISGDGYFIINDGNDDLYTRAGNFYLDEEGKVVDGNGFYLQKAGGGEIEIPDDAKSFSIGKDGTVSIVKADNSIDSKQKISLAIFPNADGLEKSGNNLYRLSNNSGNATDVQPGADGAGELISGALEMSNVDLSEEFTEMIVAQRGFQANTRIITTSDEILQELVNLKR; encoded by the coding sequence ATGTTACGTTCAATGTATTCAGGAATTAGTGGGCTGAAAAATTTTCAATTAAAGTTAGATGTTATCGGAAATAACATTGCCAATGTAAATACATATGGCTACAAGAAAGGAAGAACGACTTTCTCAGATATCGTGAGTCAAACTATCGCAGCTTCGACAGCTCCTTCAAATGATATGGGTGGTACTAACACGAAGCAAATTGGTTTAGGTGCAAGATTAGCTACTACTGATACTATTCACACACAAGGCAGTGTCCAAATGACGAATAGACCACTTGATATAGCAATATCAGGTGATGGGTACTTTATAATTAACGATGGCAACGACGATTTATATACTAGAGCAGGAAACTTTTATTTAGATGAAGAAGGAAAAGTCGTGGATGGAAATGGTTTTTACCTACAAAAGGCCGGTGGGGGAGAAATTGAAATTCCAGACGATGCAAAAAGCTTCAGTATAGGGAAAGACGGAACAGTAAGTATTGTAAAAGCTGATAATAGTATCGATTCTAAACAAAAAATCTCTCTAGCAATATTCCCAAACGCTGATGGGTTAGAGAAATCAGGGAATAACCTTTATCGACTTTCTAATAACTCAGGGAATGCAACTGACGTGCAACCTGGAGCAGATGGAGCTGGAGAATTGATATCTGGAGCACTAGAAATGTCAAACGTTGACCTGTCAGAAGAATTTACGGAAATGATTGTTGCCCAACGTGGTTTTCAAGCTAATACACGAATTATCACGACTTCTGATGAAATATTACAGGAACTAGTGAATCTGAAACGATAA
- a CDS encoding flagellar FlbD family protein, protein MITLTRLNSKPFVLNAIYIEQVEAFPDTTITLSNGKKIVVQETVDDVIVLVKKFYQDINVVGAKARDNINNIGGGDTVSK, encoded by the coding sequence TTGATTACTTTGACGAGACTAAACAGCAAGCCTTTTGTGTTAAATGCTATTTATATAGAGCAAGTAGAGGCATTCCCTGACACAACAATTACTTTGTCGAATGGTAAAAAAATTGTCGTGCAGGAAACGGTAGATGATGTTATTGTATTAGTAAAGAAATTTTATCAAGATATTAATGTTGTTGGTGCAAAAGCTAGAGATAACATAAATAATATTGGAGGTGGAGACACTGTTTCAAAATAA
- the fliL gene encoding flagellar basal body-associated protein FliL: protein MFIILIVLTLIGAIVLALILFLNNDKSAKAEVPTIDEILEQSVDIPEITTNLLDGRFVVIQFKVQTDSKKTKEELEKRSFQVKNIIIQEVSEMTAKEFQGRAGKEDLEKLLKLRINELMSEGTVEKVYITSFILQ, encoded by the coding sequence ATGTTCATCATTTTAATAGTTTTAACCTTAATTGGAGCAATTGTACTTGCCTTAATATTATTTCTGAACAATGACAAATCTGCAAAAGCAGAAGTGCCAACAATTGATGAAATACTTGAACAATCTGTTGATATACCTGAGATTACAACGAATTTATTAGATGGAAGATTTGTTGTTATTCAATTTAAGGTACAGACAGATAGTAAGAAAACTAAAGAAGAACTTGAGAAACGCTCATTTCAGGTAAAGAATATTATTATTCAAGAAGTATCAGAAATGACAGCAAAGGAGTTTCAAGGACGTGCTGGAAAAGAAGACTTGGAAAAGCTCCTGAAACTACGTATTAACGAATTAATGAGTGAGGGTACTGTCGAAAAAGTATATATTACCTCCTTTATCCTCCAATAA
- the fliM gene encoding flagellar motor switch protein FliM produces the protein MAGDVLSQSEIDALLSAISTGEMSADELKKEETEKKVKVYDFKRALRFSKDQIRSLTRIHENFARLLTTYFSAQLRTYIQISVASADQIPYEEFIRSIPKMTILNVFEVPPLDGRILLEVNPNISYAMMDRVLGGRGVSINKVENLTEIETRIMSNLFERATENLREAWSTLVDIDPQLTDFEVNPQFLQMVSPNETVVVISLNMQIGETSGMINICIPHVVLEPIIPKLSAHYWMQNNKSKESNPEDLALLERNIRRAEVPVCTELGSATISIHEFLALGVGDVVQLDQKIEDPLIIKVGESPKFTGQPGKLNKRMAVQILDLIKGGDENV, from the coding sequence TTGGCTGGAGATGTTCTTTCGCAAAGTGAGATAGACGCTCTACTTTCCGCAATATCAACCGGTGAGATGAGCGCAGATGAATTAAAAAAAGAAGAAACTGAGAAAAAGGTCAAAGTGTACGATTTTAAACGTGCCTTAAGGTTTTCTAAAGACCAAATTCGAAGTTTAACAAGAATTCATGAAAACTTTGCTCGGCTTTTAACAACATATTTTTCGGCACAACTTCGCACATATATTCAAATCTCTGTTGCATCGGCGGATCAAATTCCTTATGAGGAATTTATTAGATCTATACCAAAGATGACGATTTTGAATGTATTTGAGGTACCGCCATTAGATGGGAGAATATTACTCGAGGTCAATCCTAATATCTCTTATGCGATGATGGATCGTGTTCTAGGAGGTAGAGGCGTTTCTATAAATAAGGTAGAAAACCTAACAGAAATAGAAACGCGTATCATGTCCAACTTATTTGAACGCGCAACTGAAAACTTACGGGAAGCGTGGAGTACACTTGTGGATATTGACCCACAGTTAACAGATTTTGAAGTGAATCCACAATTTTTACAAATGGTCTCCCCGAATGAGACAGTTGTTGTTATTTCTCTCAATATGCAGATTGGTGAGACAAGTGGCATGATTAATATATGTATCCCTCATGTTGTATTAGAGCCAATAATACCAAAGCTATCTGCTCATTATTGGATGCAAAATAACAAATCAAAAGAGAGTAATCCTGAGGATTTAGCTCTTCTTGAACGAAATATACGACGAGCTGAAGTCCCTGTATGCACTGAATTGGGATCAGCAACTATCTCAATTCATGAGTTTTTAGCTCTAGGTGTGGGGGATGTTGTTCAGCTAGATCAAAAAATTGAAGATCCACTAATCATTAAAGTGGGAGAGTCACCAAAATTTACTGGACAGCCTGGTAAATTAAATAAACGTATGGCCGTCCAAATTCTCGACCTTATAAAGGGGGGAGACGAAAATGTTTAA
- the fliY gene encoding flagellar motor switch phosphatase FliY: MFNDEMLSQDEIEALLRGTEDLLDDSSTDNKNDDQSTPEESLLSSMEKDALGEIGNISFGSSATALSTLLNQKVDITTPTVQLVKKASLEQEFPHPYVAVQVSYTVGFSGVNLLVIKQSDAAIIADLMLGGDGSTPDSELNEIQLSAVQEAMNQMMGSAATSMSTIFNKRVDISPPSIDLLNIKQGEGTETIPNNDYLVKVSFRLRVGSLIDSDIMQLLPMDFAKALVEDLLGPNESVVQETPSTQQNQHSQQAIEQSPQNTGEYSQAQNNYNQDTRQQHYQQPASAPDPYQHMNHYQQAGPQRIGANFQEFPGGTPAHVQSAEFSSFTPTQISETESRNLDMLLDIPLQVTVELGRTKRSVKEILELSSGSIVELDKLAGEPVDILVNNKLIAKGEVVVIEENFGVRVTDIVSQSDRIKKLR; the protein is encoded by the coding sequence ATGTTTAATGATGAGATGCTATCACAAGATGAAATAGAGGCATTGTTGCGAGGGACAGAAGATTTATTAGACGATAGTTCGACTGATAATAAAAATGACGACCAAAGTACCCCCGAGGAATCTCTGTTGTCGTCAATGGAAAAAGACGCGTTGGGTGAAATTGGTAACATCTCGTTTGGAAGCTCAGCAACTGCTCTATCAACTCTTTTAAATCAGAAGGTTGATATAACAACCCCAACTGTTCAGCTTGTAAAGAAGGCTAGCTTAGAACAAGAGTTTCCTCATCCTTATGTAGCTGTTCAGGTGAGTTATACAGTTGGCTTTTCTGGAGTGAACTTATTAGTAATAAAGCAATCAGATGCGGCCATTATTGCTGATTTAATGCTAGGTGGGGATGGCAGTACACCTGATAGTGAGCTTAATGAGATTCAATTGAGTGCTGTTCAAGAGGCAATGAATCAGATGATGGGCTCTGCTGCGACTTCAATGTCTACCATTTTTAATAAAAGAGTCGACATTTCGCCTCCAAGTATTGATTTGCTTAACATAAAGCAAGGAGAAGGAACAGAGACTATACCAAATAATGATTACTTAGTAAAAGTCTCATTCAGACTTCGTGTTGGTAGTTTAATTGATTCAGATATTATGCAGCTACTACCAATGGATTTTGCAAAAGCCCTTGTTGAGGATTTACTAGGTCCTAACGAAAGTGTAGTGCAAGAAACACCATCAACACAGCAGAATCAACACAGTCAACAAGCTATCGAGCAATCTCCACAAAATACAGGAGAGTATTCGCAAGCTCAAAATAATTATAATCAAGATACTAGACAACAACACTACCAGCAGCCAGCATCAGCACCTGATCCATACCAGCATATGAACCACTATCAACAAGCTGGTCCACAGCGGATCGGAGCGAATTTCCAAGAGTTCCCTGGAGGTACGCCGGCTCATGTACAGTCTGCGGAATTCTCTAGTTTTACACCTACTCAAATTTCCGAAACAGAATCACGGAATCTTGATATGTTACTAGATATTCCTTTACAAGTAACGGTGGAGTTAGGTCGAACGAAAAGATCTGTAAAAGAAATTTTAGAGCTTTCCTCTGGTTCAATAGTGGAGTTAGATAAACTCGCTGGTGAGCCAGTTGATATATTAGTGAACAACAAACTAATTGCAAAAGGGGAAGTTGTTGTTATTGAAGAGAATTTTGGAGTACGTGTCACAGATATCGTAAGTCAAAGTGATCGAATAAAAAAACTTCGATAA